A genomic stretch from Lathyrus oleraceus cultivar Zhongwan6 chromosome 2, CAAS_Psat_ZW6_1.0, whole genome shotgun sequence includes:
- the LOC127119522 gene encoding protein FEZ: protein MEEINDCEKVDEVILPGFRFHPTDEELVGFYLKRKVQQRPLSIELIKQLDIYKYDPWDLPKFASTGEKEWYFYCPRDRKYRNSARPNRVTGAGFWKATGTDRPIYSSEGSKCIGLKKSLVFYKGRAAKGLKTDWMMHEFRLPSLVDPLSSKKYFDKNIPANESWAICRIFKKTNSTAQRALSHSWVSSLSETRASMLTKNQEINQFCSDNMSQTKKETLSNNFFANNNDSQNFDVDVNPLLHKAFDHHLPISNDYLNTNLIFSPSQLQTCDNTSKPTLDVSSMLLNMSSSSMLCDEVTTTNFNCGLQEQFSDYSLQLQSTFDNQYDNNALVKSPYYNVNVPRIDEQELMHFNIGDAWKSNLLWDTSLCPCDVPSSYYSTTTKCYT, encoded by the exons ATGGAAGAGATAAATGACTGTGAAAAAGTTGATGAAGTTATATTACCAGGGTTTAGGTTTCATCCAACTGATGAAGAGCTTGTTGGTTTTTACCTAAAGAGAAAAGTTCAACAAAGACCTCTATCTATTGAACTCATCAAGCAGCTTGATATCTATAAATATGACCCTTGGGATCTTCCAA AATTTGCTAGTACAGGAGAGAAAGAGTGGTATTTCTACTGTCCAAGAGACAGAAAATACAGAAACAGTGCAAGGCCAAATAGGGTTACTGGAGCTGGATTCTGGAAAGCTACAGGTACAGATAGACCAATCTATTCCTCAGAAGGTTCTAAGTGCATTGGTTTGAAGAAATCATTAGTCTTTTACAAAGGTAGAGCTGCTAAAGGACTCAAAACTGATTGGATGATGCATGAGTTTAGGTTACCTTCTCTCGTGGATCCGCTTTCGTCAAAGAAGTACTTCGACAAAAACATTCCCGCTAAT GAATCTTGGGCTATCTGCAGAATATTCAAGAAAACCAATTCTACAGCTCAAAGAGCTTTGTCTCACTCTTGGGTTTCTTCTCTTTCTGAAACAAGAGCCTCTATGCTaaccaaaaatcaagaaatcaatCAATTTTGTTCGGACAACATGTCACAAACAAAGAAAGAAACCTTATCAAACAACTTCTTCGCTAACAACAATGATAGCCAAAATTTTGATGTTGATGTTAATCCCTTACTACACAAAGCCTTTGATCATCATTTACCCATTTCAAATGACTATCTCAATACAAACTTGATATTCTCACCATCTCAACTACAAACATGTGATAACACTTCCAAACCTACATTGGATGTTTCATCAATGTTGTTGAATATGTCATCATCTTCAATGCTTTGTGATGAGGTTACAACTACAAATTTCAATTGTGGGTTGCAAGAGCAATTTAGTGACTACTCATTGCAACTACAAAGTACATTTGATAACCAATATGATAATAATGCATTGGTAAAGTCTCCTTATTACAATGTGAATGTGCCTCGTATTGATGAACAAGAATTGATGCATTTCAATATTGGTGATGCATGGAAGTCAAATTTGCTTTGGGATACTTCATTGTGTCCATGTGATGTTCCCTCTAGTTATTATTCTACAACAACCAAGTGTTATACTTAA
- the LOC127123265 gene encoding zinc finger BED domain-containing protein RICESLEEPER 1-like — translation MVLDPRCKLKLVVWMAARIYDTSDAEYLKIKLGSYLKSIFDEYSGRAVSRLGSSVNLSGGFNAVNDPYHCAEFYQSDECSTSETELQKYIQEEVENRPPNFDVLEWWKVNSSRYPILASIAREVLAIPISSVASESAFSTGGRILDAYRSSLTSASVEALMCTEDWLKGVVPSFLSSEDLDNIDRIEDELYSAPDAGSCSSFVSVVDD, via the exons ATGGTATTAGACCCTAGATGTAAATTGAAGCTTGTGGTATGGATGGCAGCTAGGATTTATGATACTAGTGATGCAGAATATTTGAAAATCAAGTTGGGTTCATATTTGAAGTCTATTTTTGATGAATACTCTGGCAGGGCAGTGTCTCGTCTAGGTAGTTCAGTTAATCTATCAGGTGGTTTTAATGCAGTTAATGATCCGTACCATTGTGCTGAATTCTACCAATCAGATGAGTGCAGCACATCAGAGACAGAATTACAGAAGTATATTCAAGAAGAAGTAGAAAACCGTCCTCCAAATTTTGATGTGCTAGAGTGGTGGAAGGTGAATTCAAGCCGATATCCAATACTTGCAAGCATTGCAAGAGAGGTTTTAGCCATACCGATATCCAGTGTAGCCTCTGAATCAGCTTTCAGTACCGGAGGAAGAATCCTTGATGCATATCGTAGTTCTTTAACATCGGCTAGTGTGGAAGCACTTATGTGTACTGAAGATTGGCTCAAAGGAGTAGTTCCATCTTTTCTTAGTAGTGAGGATCTCGATAATATTGATCGAATTGAGGATG AACTATATTCTGCGCCAGATGCCGGAAGTTGCTCATCCTTTGTGTCAGTTGTTGATGATTGA